A section of the Candidatus Dormiibacterota bacterium genome encodes:
- the recR gene encoding recombination mediator RecR has product MPPALTRVMEELGRLPGIGPKTAQRLSFYILRAPRESVDRLATALVEVKARIRFCDDCFFIAEGERCTICLSARRDRTVLCVVEEPLDVLAIERTAEYHGLYHVLHGALSPIDGIGPAELKIAELVGRLRREPVSEVILATDPDMEGEATAAYLAEQLAPLGVRTSRLAHGLPVGGELEYADELTLARAFSGRRAF; this is encoded by the coding sequence ATCCCGCCGGCGCTGACTCGGGTGATGGAGGAGCTCGGCCGGCTGCCGGGCATCGGGCCCAAGACGGCCCAGCGCCTATCCTTCTATATATTGCGAGCGCCGCGGGAGTCGGTCGACCGGCTGGCCACGGCCCTGGTCGAGGTCAAGGCCCGGATTCGCTTCTGCGACGACTGCTTCTTCATCGCCGAAGGGGAGCGGTGCACCATCTGTCTGTCAGCCCGTCGCGATCGGACGGTGCTGTGCGTGGTGGAAGAGCCCCTGGACGTGCTGGCGATCGAGCGAACCGCTGAGTACCACGGTTTGTACCACGTCCTGCACGGAGCGTTATCACCGATCGACGGTATTGGCCCGGCCGAGCTCAAGATTGCGGAGCTGGTCGGCCGCCTACGCCGGGAGCCGGTGTCCGAGGTGATCCTGGCGACCGACCCGGACATGGAAGGGGAGGCGACCGCCGCCTACCTGGCGGAGCAGCTGGCCCCGCTGGGAGTGCGCACGTCCCGGCTGGCACATGGACTGCCGGTCGGGGGCGAGCTGGAATATGCCGACGAGTTGACGCTGGCCCGCGCGTTCAGTGGGAGGCGCGCGTTCTAG
- a CDS encoding YbaB/EbfC family nucleoid-associated protein — protein sequence MGQQFKMLKQLQQMQARMAKVQEELGAKTVTGTAGGGMVEVVANGHQKVLSVTVKPEVVDPADVEMLQDLVLAAVNDAMEKARELATKEMGAVTAGMGLPPGLMG from the coding sequence ATGGGTCAGCAGTTCAAGATGCTCAAGCAGCTCCAACAGATGCAGGCCCGGATGGCCAAAGTCCAGGAAGAGCTGGGCGCCAAGACGGTGACCGGAACGGCGGGCGGCGGCATGGTCGAGGTGGTGGCCAACGGCCACCAAAAGGTGCTCTCGGTCACGGTCAAGCCCGAAGTCGTCGATCCCGCCGACGTCGAGATGCTCCAGGACCTGGTGCTGGCCGCCGTGAACGACGCCATGGAGAAGGCGCGCGAGCTGGCGACCAAAGAGATGGGCGCCGTGACGGCGGGGATGGGGCTTCCGCCGGGCCTGATGGGGTAG
- the dnaX gene encoding DNA polymerase III subunit gamma/tau: MAYQTLYLKYRSQKFGDLVGQDAIAQTLRNAVEQGRVAHAYLFCGVRGTGKTSTARILAKAINCLDRRGAEPCGVCANCVEIGSGAAVDLIEIDAASNRGIDEIRDLRERVKYLPATLKVKVYIIDEAHMLTTEAFNALLKTLEEPPAHVVFVLATTEPHKIPLTVASRCQRFDFRRIDTAAIAAHLASIVEQEQVKVDPQSLALLARLARGSMRDGITLLDQLISQGGEELTVQKTHELLGLADPDTLVALLAFVTEGDGAKTLTELQRFYDAGGDVRQLVRGLLGAIREAALLSVGYQDAESLGGAASAGLERIGRAAGRNALLGLWKGLMEMEPEVRKGADARLLLEVTLLSNMTHPVPVTVPVAALTTEAVGGERVIEPAMDAEPAVLGPDARWDALKQRLPKMIGSLLMDARLAEAKEGLVRIEFRYPAHAELMQKASNRETLLVAVREIFGADTRVELVAGEKKPAAAPAAPVRPAASVADDPLVKEAMNRFDATNVRVTPRGRG, from the coding sequence ATGGCGTACCAGACCCTTTACCTCAAGTACCGGTCCCAGAAGTTTGGCGACCTGGTCGGGCAGGATGCAATCGCCCAAACGCTTCGGAACGCCGTCGAGCAGGGCCGCGTGGCGCACGCCTACCTGTTCTGTGGCGTTCGTGGAACGGGCAAGACGTCGACCGCCCGCATCCTGGCGAAGGCGATCAACTGTTTGGACCGCCGCGGCGCGGAGCCGTGCGGCGTGTGCGCGAACTGCGTCGAAATCGGATCCGGCGCAGCCGTCGACCTCATCGAGATCGATGCCGCCTCGAACCGAGGCATCGACGAGATCCGGGATCTGCGCGAGCGGGTCAAGTATCTGCCGGCGACGTTGAAGGTCAAGGTGTACATCATCGATGAGGCACACATGCTGACCACGGAGGCCTTCAACGCCTTACTGAAGACGCTCGAGGAGCCGCCGGCGCATGTGGTCTTCGTGCTGGCGACGACCGAGCCGCACAAGATCCCGCTGACGGTGGCCTCGCGCTGCCAGCGATTCGACTTCCGCCGGATCGACACCGCGGCGATCGCGGCGCACCTAGCCTCGATCGTCGAGCAGGAGCAGGTCAAGGTGGACCCGCAGAGCCTGGCCCTGCTGGCCCGCCTGGCTCGCGGCAGCATGCGCGATGGCATCACGCTGCTCGACCAGCTGATCTCGCAGGGCGGCGAGGAGCTGACTGTGCAGAAGACGCACGAGCTGCTCGGGCTGGCCGACCCCGACACGCTGGTTGCGCTCCTGGCGTTCGTGACCGAGGGCGACGGGGCCAAGACGCTGACCGAACTCCAGCGGTTTTACGATGCCGGCGGGGACGTGCGGCAGCTGGTCCGGGGATTGCTGGGCGCGATCCGCGAGGCGGCCTTGCTCTCGGTCGGCTACCAGGATGCCGAAAGCCTGGGCGGTGCGGCGTCGGCCGGATTGGAGCGGATCGGCCGGGCGGCCGGTCGAAACGCGCTGCTCGGCCTTTGGAAGGGCTTGATGGAGATGGAGCCGGAGGTGCGCAAGGGCGCCGACGCGCGCCTGCTGCTGGAGGTGACGTTGCTGTCGAACATGACGCATCCCGTGCCGGTGACGGTTCCCGTTGCGGCACTGACGACTGAGGCGGTCGGCGGTGAGCGAGTGATCGAGCCGGCCATGGACGCCGAGCCGGCGGTGCTCGGCCCGGACGCGCGATGGGACGCGCTCAAGCAGCGACTCCCGAAGATGATCGGGAGTCTGCTGATGGACGCGCGGCTCGCCGAGGCCAAGGAGGGCCTGGTGCGGATCGAGTTTCGCTATCCGGCCCACGCCGAGCTGATGCAGAAGGCTTCCAACCGGGAGACGCTGCTGGTCGCCGTCCGTGAGATCTTTGGGGCTGACACCCGGGTGGAACTGGTGGCGGGGGAGAAGAAGCCCGCCGCAGCACCGGCGGCGCCGGTGCGCCCGGCGGCGTCCGTCGCCGACGACCCCCTGGTCAAAGAGGCGATGAACCGGTTCGACGCGACCAACGTGCGGGTCACCCCGCGAGGGAGGGGCTAG
- a CDS encoding NAD(P)/FAD-dependent oxidoreductase → MPERYDVAVIGAGPAGLAATVSAADGLKTAVIDAYGAGGSAAATPVIQNYPGFADPVSGDQLMRRIYEQAQRLGANFALTNPAVGLSAESGGLVVTLADGVTISARAVVIATGVAYRTLGVPSVDKLTGAGVIYADSVAEPAALAGQEVFIVGTTAAAGQAALDLAKHAANVTMVVRAGALDANVSPGLAKEIDRTRNIRVRVNTQVVEAFGEGRLEGVRLRHRVSGTIEAARTRALIVMMGANPNTEWLKGTMLRDEEGYLLTGNQLVRDGRLPQGWLSERALLMLETSVPCVFAAGDVRRGAVKRVTSAILEGMLAITLARQVLREQAESAVGAAS, encoded by the coding sequence GTGCCCGAGCGCTACGACGTCGCGGTGATCGGGGCCGGCCCGGCCGGCTTGGCGGCCACCGTGTCGGCCGCGGATGGCCTGAAGACCGCGGTGATCGACGCCTACGGCGCGGGCGGCTCCGCCGCGGCAACCCCGGTCATTCAAAATTATCCGGGCTTCGCGGACCCCGTGAGCGGCGACCAACTCATGCGTCGGATCTACGAGCAGGCCCAGCGATTGGGCGCGAACTTTGCCTTGACGAATCCCGCGGTGGGTTTGTCGGCAGAGTCCGGTGGACTGGTGGTGACGCTAGCCGATGGGGTCACGATTTCCGCCCGGGCGGTCGTGATCGCGACCGGGGTGGCGTATCGCACGCTCGGAGTCCCGAGCGTCGACAAGCTGACCGGGGCCGGCGTCATCTACGCGGACTCGGTCGCGGAGCCGGCGGCGCTCGCCGGCCAGGAGGTCTTCATCGTCGGCACGACAGCGGCGGCTGGGCAGGCGGCCCTTGACCTCGCAAAGCACGCCGCCAATGTGACGATGGTGGTCCGCGCCGGCGCACTCGACGCGAACGTCTCGCCCGGATTGGCCAAGGAGATCGACCGAACGCGGAACATCCGCGTACGCGTCAACACGCAGGTCGTCGAGGCTTTCGGCGAGGGTCGCCTCGAGGGCGTACGGCTCCGCCATCGGGTCAGCGGAACGATCGAAGCGGCACGGACTCGGGCATTAATCGTAATGATGGGTGCCAATCCGAACACCGAATGGTTGAAGGGAACGATGCTGCGCGACGAGGAGGGTTACCTCCTCACGGGAAACCAACTCGTGCGCGACGGACGGTTGCCCCAGGGCTGGCTGAGCGAGCGCGCGCTCCTGATGCTGGAAACCAGCGTACCGTGCGTATTCGCTGCCGGGGATGTCCGCCGTGGCGCAGTCAAGCGGGTCACATCGGCCATCCTCGAAGGCATGCTGGCGATCACGCTGGCGCGGCAGGTGCTGCGCGAGCAGGCCGAGAGCGCCGTGGGGGCAGCGAGCTAG